From the genome of Vicia villosa cultivar HV-30 ecotype Madison, WI linkage group LG2, Vvil1.0, whole genome shotgun sequence, one region includes:
- the LOC131650563 gene encoding protein YELLOW LEAF 1, choloroplastic-like, whose translation MLPSMQSCVGSLPLLLPASCTSQTQERIKHFSPNIVGMQPLPYRITKGKLRTATFRSSSSRFKCGAAMNVTCYAAGATQTVTRDARTITVTPDKVKNPRLDDNGPGLPPRDDDGNGGNGGGGGGNFSGGLALLGILGVLDILKDIEGELQSKVKERSFDQA comes from the exons ATGTTGCCATCAATGCAAAGTTGTGTTGGCTCTTTACCTCTATTATTGCCAG CTAGTTGTACTAGTCAGACTCAAGAACGAATTAAGCATTTCAGTCCAAACATAGTTGGTATGCAGCCCTTACCTTATAGAATTACAAAAGGAAAACTTCGGACTGCAACTTTTCGAAGTTCATCATCTCGGTTCAAATGCGGTGCTGCGATG AATGTTACATGCTATGCTGCTGGTGCAACCCAAACTGTAACCCGCGATGCTCGGACAATTACGGTTACTCCTG ACAAGGTGAAGAACCCTAGACTTGATGACAATGGGCCTGGATTGCCACCTCGCGACGATGACGGCAATGGTGGTAATGGAGGCGGTGGCGGTGGTAATTTTTCAGGTGGACTAGCCCTTTTGGGTATTCTTGGTGTCCTAGACATTCTTAAAGACATAGAGGGTGAATTGCAAAGCAAAGTCAAAGAAAGAAGCTTTGATCAAGCTTGA